Part of the bacterium genome is shown below.
GATCCTTCTAACTATCCGGATAATCAGAATGATGAACTTGTGAAGAAAGCCTTGAGCTTGAAGCTGGGTGAAGTCAGTAAGATTTTTCAGCGAAAAGACGGTGGTTATTCTATGATCAGGCTGATGGAAAAAAATGAAAAAAAATCACAACCGTTTGATTTGATCAAAAATCAAGTCGAGCGTTCGTACCGTGATAATCAGCAAAAAAAATTAACAGAAAAATTTTTGCATCAGCTTAAATTAAAATATCCTGTAGTGGTTTACGAAAGTAAATTAAAATGAAACGACGGGTGGTATGGTGTTTGGCTATTGTTGTCATTGCTTGCAGTGAAGCCAAGCCGGATTACATTGTAAAAGTGGGTGAGACGCTTCTGACGGAAACGATGATCGACAGCGCGCTACGTAATGATGTGCGCGGCCAAACCAACGCACGTGATTTATATATCCAACAATGGATTCAAACGGAGACGCTTTACCAAAAAGCAAAGATGGTTGGGATGGATAAAGACCCGCGGTATCTTCAGCAAATGGCGTTGATTCAAAAAGAATTATTGGTGCAAGCCTTTGTTGAAGGTGAATTGGATAAATCGATCCAGATCACTAAACAGGAAATAGAACAATTTTATCAGGAGCATAGCAAAGAATTTGAAATTCCTGAAGATCAGGTGAAAACGGAATATTTTTTTACGCGTGAAAAGCTGAAAGCTAAAAACCTGGAGCAACAGCTCATTCGTATGGCACGTATTCGGGTGAAGGATTTTGTCGATCTGGTGACGCAGGCGGCTTCGGACAGCGATATTATCGGCGCGACCGAATTTCTTCCGCGCGATAAATTTGAAGAAAAAATAGCCAAATATCTGTTTGCTAAAAACGCTACGGATGAAATTATCGGACCGATCCAAAACAAAAACGGTTATTATACCCTCTGGCATGTGGAAGAAATTCGTCCGAAAGGAGCGCCAAAACCTTTAGCGCAAGTTGAAGGTGAGATCGAAGCGCGGCTCAAAGCCATCAAACGAAAACGAAAAACAGAAGAATTGGTCAAGAAGATCAAAAACGAAATCCCCATCGAATATAATACGCCTCTTACTCCCTAATCTTTAAATTCTCATAAAATACTGAAACTTCACAAACACGCTTTGTTGTGTTGGGGTCAAACCGTTGTAGTTAGGATAAGGATCGCTCTTACCGCCGAAATGAGCTCCGATAAAAAATACCGTGAACGGATTGATTTTGTAGCTGACCAACGGATCAACGCTGTATGATTTTGATTTCGAATGATCCAGCTTGTATTTTCCGGGTCCTTCGACAATAAAATTCCCATCGTCATCAGTCGCAGATTCATTGGATTCTCTGACCGCATACTCGCCGATAATGCGTAAAAACAAACGGCGGGTGAATTGATAGGCCAGAGTATTTCTGAAAATTTTCTGAGCCGTGATCAGACTGCCACCGTAATGCGTCCAGAGATTGAATTGCCGGTAATCAATTTGATTGGATAACTGGCTGGTCGGCTTAATGGTAATCCATGTCTGGAGATTAAATCCTTTGGCTTTAGCCAAAGGGTTACGCGGATCGTCAATACCCTGGTCGTCGATATTACCTGAACGATTAACATAATTACCATTTTCAGTCCAGACACCACCGTAAAGCTTTTTGTAAATTTTGGTACCAAATTCAAAAGAGAATCGGTGAATATGATTGAATTGACGATCTCTGAAGTTTTCATTGTTGAGTGCAGCAATGCTCATCCAGATGTACGTTTGCTTTTTAAACTGGATAAAAAGCTGCGGATTGATCCACCAGTCTTTTAACTTTCCGTCGTAGTTATATTTCCGGTTGAATTGCAAGCGGGGCTCAACCCGATCGAGCACGGTTGATTGAGGATAATAGAAAGTATAACGCTGATACGAGCCGATTTCGCGGAGGTTGTTCGAACTGATAAAACCGTTTTCCGAACGAAATCCCGGTGAACGGTCATTGTACCATGCAAAAAACCCCCAATGTTTTGCCGTTCTGTCCAAAGTCAGACGAAATAAATGTCCGTCAAAATTTTCACCGTCGAAGTCGCCGGTATACGTTGTGTGGCCTTCTTTAAAGGATTCAAAATCTTTATCGTCTTTGGATAAAAGCGAGTCACTCGATTCATCAGTGTGGCTCATACTTGCTAGAGCCGATAACGTGTATTTGGTACTCAATCGCACTTTAGCATCGAGAGTACCGACGGAATTCGATGCATTCGAAAGCCGGCGATCGGTACCGGTAAATCCGATATACGTTCCAGTGCCGAGCTCGTATTTCGTACGAAGAATATTTGAAACAGAATTTTTGTTCGTAAATAAACCCGGCCCGCTTTCCTCGAATGGGATCACATACTGCGTGCTCTCGTCGTAACCCGAAATATAGCCGAAACTCATTTTTCCCGCTTTTCCGGAAATTTTACCCACTACCAAAGGATCGCTGATCGTGCGCGTGTAAAGTAAATTTATATCTTGATCCACATAAAAAATATCCCGGCCTTCGAGAAAGAAAGGTCGTTTTTCATTGTAAAACAGTGCAAAAGGATTATTCACACTGATCTGTCCGGCATCCGATTCAATTTGACTGAAATCGGGATTATAGGCCAGATCCAAAGTGACATTCGACGTCAGTCCGTATTTGAGATTAAATCCTACATCACCGTCATAGTTTCGTTTATCCCATTTTCCATTGCCATCGTCTTTTTCGATCAATGATTTTTCAGATGTACCGACTGTGTACGGCAGAAATTCAATATTACGGGAAGACGTTTCGGGGATTTTCATTTTAATGTGTCCGGCTTGGGCGTATTGATTGCTGATATCGCGCGACGTTGCCATCCAGGAATACACATAACGGCTTTCGCGAGGATAGATTCTATAAAAATGAATCAGCCAGTCTTGTTCCGGTTTATTGGGAAATCGCAGGCTTTTGAATGGGATTTTAATTTCGGCCGTCCAACGGTCATCGTAAATTTTGGCGGCAGATTCCCACACCGCATCGAAGCTGTCATCCTCGTTACCCGTCACGTCAACGCTGAGATCGGCCTGAACACCTAAAGGATTGACGAAAAACTCAAACCCGTTGAGTTGAGCGCCGAAAGGGTCGATATTGAGGCCGACAAAATCGTCTTCATACAACGCGTCACGATCGCTCAAAACCGCACGCAGTTTTCTCATGTCCGGATCATGACAAATAAACGCAATGTACAAATATTTATCGTCATGCGTAATATAACCCTCCGTTACGGCCTTCGGTTTTTGCCGCTCATTGGGATAATTCTCGGCAAAATTGCTGAAGTGCTCCAATTGTAACCATGACTCTTCGATTTCGCCATCAATGACCGGTGATATGGCCGCTGGCTGAACATTAATGGTCAAGATAGGATTCGGAGCGAAAGTTTTCGATTCATCGGAAATCTTGGCGGATGCTAATGTTCCTGCCTGAATATTGGCAAAAAGCTGAAACGGCATGACGAGCAGCAGCAAGATCAACAGACTGATCAAAATTGATATTAAAAATCTTTCGCCATAGGGCAAACGACCCAGAAACTCATACGCATGTTTCATTGACAATTCTCTCCATGGTGACAATCGACGATTTCAAAAACGATAAACTATGATTGATTCTAAAACAATAGCCAGTTCATGGCAACAGGGTTGAAAATTTAAAATTTTGATCGATTAAAACAATCCGAAAATTGCCGTATTTACGCAAACTTTCGTCACTTTAGATAGTGATGATCATTTTACGCTGACTAAGAAACTAAGTTGCAATTATGGTTATTGAATTTTTTTCAACAAATCGTTGAGAATTTGTCCTGTTACGCCCCAGATGATATGTTCACTGTAATCATAATAATGGATTTCATAAATTCGATTTTGAAACATCCGATAACCGATCCTGTGATTGGATTCGATCAACAAATGACGCAACGGAACTTCAATTAATTCAGCCGTTTCGTGAGGATTAATTTTAAATGAATAAGGATATGGAATAGTACCCACAAAAGGAGTGACCCGGAAGCGAGTCGGTGTAAACATATCATCCAATTCGGCCAAGATATTCACATGGGATTGGTCTAGTCCAATTTCTTCTTCCGTTTCACGCAAAGCGGTATGGCGTAAATCCGGATCATTGGGTTCGTACGCACCGCCGGGAAATGAAATTTGGCCTTTATGATGCCGTACTGTTTGCGTGCGTTTTGCAAATAGCAAAAACGGCTCGCTGTTTTTTTCATAAAAAGGGATCAGCACGGCAGCAGGTACAAAAGAACCTAATTCCAAAGAAGCTTTATGACGGATGGATCGGATACGCGATTGATAGATTTCAAAAGAAGAATCGGACGGCATACTTTATTTTTCTAATAATTCGATTGCACGCAGTATTTCGCCGACGCTCCAGGCTTGGGCAATACAACCTTTGGGGAAATGCGGCGGATTGCCGTCATAAATTTCAGAAATCGTTCCGATACCGGCGTCGTTGAGTTGAGTGATGAAAGGCTCAATCAGCGTGCGGGCTAATGTTTTGGCCTCGTCACAGTTTGCGTTTGTTTTTAAATAGGCTTCGATGAAAGCGCCCAATAGCCATGGCCAAACCGTTCCTTGATGATAGGCTAAGTCACGATGATGAACGTCCCCGGCATATACGCCGGTATACGACGGATGCGATGGAGACAAAGTGCGTAATCCAAACGGTGTAAGAAGCTCTTTCTGAACTTTTTCAATGACCAATTTACTCCGGTCCGTATCGAGAAGCGTGAAGGGCAGGCTAATTGCAAAAATTTGATTGGGACGGATGTCGGTATTTTTTTCAGTGTCATTAATATAATCGTATAAATACCCGCCATCCGAAAACCAAAACTGTTCATTAAAACTTTTTTTCGTTTTTTCAGTCATCGCTTTATATTTTTCGGCGTCGTTGCTACGGTTCAAAGCTATACTTACTTCATGCATAATGCATAGTGCATTGAACCAAAGCGCATTGATTTCAACACATTTACCAGCACGCGGCGTTACGACCCAATCGCCGACTTTGGCATCCATCCAGGTAAGCTGCACGCCGGCTTCACCGGCGAAAAGTAATCCGTCGTCACTCATTTTAATATTGTAACGGGTGCCATGGACATGCCAGGCGATAATATCTGCGAAACGTTCGTATAAAGCCGTGCGGATCAGATCATCATCACCCGTAGCCTGCCAGTAACGATAAGCCGCAACAAAAAACCATAATGTTCCATCGACGTTATTGAATTCCGGGGTCTCATCGAGATCGGGAAATCGGTTGGGGATCATGCCTTGGGAAATGTATTCGGCAAACGATAGAAGAATCGCTTTGGCAACATCATACCGCTTACAGGTCAATGCCAAGCCCGGCAAAGCAATCATCGTATCGCGGCCCCAGTCTCCGAACCAGTGATAACCGGCGATGATCGTATGCCGATTGCCCGAGCGTTTTACCAAAAATGAGTCCGCCGACAACGCCAGCGATTGTGCCATCGGATGCCGTAATGGGAAATGTTCGATATAGGCCTTACGTCGTTGAATTTCATAGTTCAGCAATTGTTCGATGTCTTTGGATTTCAGAGAACTTGCTCGATTGGTTTCACTGGTCACCAAAATATCCAGCGATTCTCCGCCATGCAAAGTCGCCGATAGAATTGCGTGGCTGAAGAGATCTTCGGTAAAATCCAGACCGCGTTCATGCTCTTTCCGGTATTCAGCATTTTTGTACCAGAAAAATTTTGGTTCTACCGAACCGGTATTATAATGAAAAGACAATCGCGGCAATCCCTGATAAG
Proteins encoded:
- a CDS encoding amylo-alpha-1,6-glucosidase, which gives rise to MEPLKIPKETCADYYYATQKEWLETNGIGGFASSTVIGANTRRYHGLLVASLRPPTHRYVLLSKMEESLNFNGKTHELSTNQYPFIIFPEGHKNIDYFEYDLCPKITYRVHDIIIEKSILMIDGENSTILRYRVLKADQPFTLLLRPLCAFRDYHSLSKENTNINKNTDVGAYQFSIQPYQGLPRLSFHYNTGSVEPKFFWYKNAEYRKEHERGLDFTEDLFSHAILSATLHGGESLDILVTSETNRASSLKSKDIEQLLNYEIQRRKAYIEHFPLRHPMAQSLALSADSFLVKRSGNRHTIIAGYHWFGDWGRDTMIALPGLALTCKRYDVAKAILLSFAEYISQGMIPNRFPDLDETPEFNNVDGTLWFFVAAYRYWQATGDDDLIRTALYERFADIIAWHVHGTRYNIKMSDDGLLFAGEAGVQLTWMDAKVGDWVVTPRAGKCVEINALWFNALCIMHEVSIALNRSNDAEKYKAMTEKTKKSFNEQFWFSDGGYLYDYINDTEKNTDIRPNQIFAISLPFTLLDTDRSKLVIEKVQKELLTPFGLRTLSPSHPSYTGVYAGDVHHRDLAYHQGTVWPWLLGAFIEAYLKTNANCDEAKTLARTLIEPFITQLNDAGIGTISEIYDGNPPHFPKGCIAQAWSVGEILRAIELLEK
- a CDS encoding CoA pyrophosphatase, with product MPSDSSFEIYQSRIRSIRHKASLELGSFVPAAVLIPFYEKNSEPFLLFAKRTQTVRHHKGQISFPGGAYEPNDPDLRHTALRETEEEIGLDQSHVNILAELDDMFTPTRFRVTPFVGTIPYPYSFKINPHETAELIEVPLRHLLIESNHRIGYRMFQNRIYEIHYYDYSEHIIWGVTGQILNDLLKKIQ
- a CDS encoding carbohydrate binding family 9 domain-containing protein, whose translation is MKHAYEFLGRLPYGERFLISILISLLILLLLVMPFQLFANIQAGTLASAKISDESKTFAPNPILTINVQPAAISPVIDGEIEESWLQLEHFSNFAENYPNERQKPKAVTEGYITHDDKYLYIAFICHDPDMRKLRAVLSDRDALYEDDFVGLNIDPFGAQLNGFEFFVNPLGVQADLSVDVTGNEDDSFDAVWESAAKIYDDRWTAEIKIPFKSLRFPNKPEQDWLIHFYRIYPRESRYVYSWMATSRDISNQYAQAGHIKMKIPETSSRNIEFLPYTVGTSEKSLIEKDDGNGKWDKRNYDGDVGFNLKYGLTSNVTLDLAYNPDFSQIESDAGQISVNNPFALFYNEKRPFFLEGRDIFYVDQDINLLYTRTISDPLVVGKISGKAGKMSFGYISGYDESTQYVIPFEESGPGLFTNKNSVSNILRTKYELGTGTYIGFTGTDRRLSNASNSVGTLDAKVRLSTKYTLSALASMSHTDESSDSLLSKDDKDFESFKEGHTTYTGDFDGENFDGHLFRLTLDRTAKHWGFFAWYNDRSPGFRSENGFISSNNLREIGSYQRYTFYYPQSTVLDRVEPRLQFNRKYNYDGKLKDWWINPQLFIQFKKQTYIWMSIAALNNENFRDRQFNHIHRFSFEFGTKIYKKLYGGVWTENGNYVNRSGNIDDQGIDDPRNPLAKAKGFNLQTWITIKPTSQLSNQIDYRQFNLWTHYGGSLITAQKIFRNTLAYQFTRRLFLRIIGEYAVRESNESATDDDGNFIVEGPGKYKLDHSKSKSYSVDPLVSYKINPFTVFFIGAHFGGKSDPYPNYNGLTPTQQSVFVKFQYFMRI
- a CDS encoding peptidyl-prolyl cis-trans isomerase, with amino-acid sequence MKRRVVWCLAIVVIACSEAKPDYIVKVGETLLTETMIDSALRNDVRGQTNARDLYIQQWIQTETLYQKAKMVGMDKDPRYLQQMALIQKELLVQAFVEGELDKSIQITKQEIEQFYQEHSKEFEIPEDQVKTEYFFTREKLKAKNLEQQLIRMARIRVKDFVDLVTQAASDSDIIGATEFLPRDKFEEKIAKYLFAKNATDEIIGPIQNKNGYYTLWHVEEIRPKGAPKPLAQVEGEIEARLKAIKRKRKTEELVKKIKNEIPIEYNTPLTP